AGTCAGCGCTAACAAATATGCGATTAATATTCGCTTCAACAAACTAGATTTCACCGAACGACCGAAACAATGCGATGTGGACGTTAAATTTACGCTCACATTGTGCAATCTCTGATTAAACCTTTAAGTCTTATATCCATCATGCAATCCCAATTAAAACTCGCTAAACAACGTATCGTTACCTGCCCACAATGTAGCGGCCCTTCAGTGTTCAGCCCAGAAAATACTTATCGGCCATTTTGCTCAGAACGCTGCAAACTGATTGATTTGGGGCAGTGGGCGACAGAAAGCTATACCATCGCAGAGCCAATTAAACCTGGCGACTTAGATATGCTGGATTAGTTTAATGACCGCTCAATAAGTTAAAGCAAAGGCTAACAACCATGAAAAACTTGATGCAATCCGTAGTTATAACAATCGCAGCCATGGCATTCTCAGCGACGGTTTCAATGGCTGCCGAGCAGAACGACCCCTCTATTAACGTACATCAAGCATGGGCTCGTGCCACAGCACCAGGGCAAGATGTCGGGGCGGCTTATCTGATGATCGTTAGCAAAAAAGACATTACCTTAGTCAACATCACCACAGATGCCGCAGAACATACGCAGATTCATAGCATGACCATGGACAATGGCGTGATGAAAATGCGCGAACTCGAATCACTCGCCATACCTGCGGGTAAGATGGTCAACCTTGCGCCTGGTGGCATGCACCTGATGTTAATGGGGTTGAAAAAGCCATTAAAAGTGGGCGGGCAATTGGCGCTGACTTTGCAGTTTAAAGACAATGCGGGCAAGCTAAGTAGCGTAAATATTCAAGCGCCTATTCAGGCTGGCGTAACCGAGCCTGACCACCACTCGATGTAAATGAAAGCTGATAACGCTTGGTTGCGTGCGGCTTTGTGATCTCAATATCAACCAGCCAATCACTTCGAGATTGCACACAAATCGGCAAGATGATTTCTGCAATCCAATTTTCTGGAGATTGCTGTAGAAATCGATAGCGATTCAAGCCCATCTGCATCCCTACCATCGCAAAACTAGCAGAGACACCCTGCGCATCAACGGTTTGTAAGTACAAATGGAATGGTTGCATGACCTGTGGTTGGCGATCAAACCTAATGTGTACGTCATCAACATCACAACCACGTACTAAATCATCACAGGTCACATGCTCAATCGGCACATCGTTGAATGCAGCCCGAGAATATTGTGATTGCACATAATAAACTGCGACTAGTGCAAAAATGAGTAAGCAGCAGGCCGCAGCTTTAACTACCCACTTCAGTCGATTAGTCATTGCCTGATATCCAAGCAGCACGCTGCATTGCAATACCATGCGCACCATGTTGCCATGCAGTCAATAAATGTTCCTGCTGCATGCCGCCAAGGGCATAGACTGGCAAAGGATAATCAACGAGATAATTGCTAAAAGATGCCCAACCCAGAGTATCAGCATCAGGATGGCTTTGCGTTGCTAATACTGGAGATAGCAGCACAAAATCCAATCCAAGTTGCTTCGCGTGCGCCAATTCCAGCTCATTGTGGCATGAAGCGCCAAAAATCATGCCCTCTGGCTTAGTCTGCATTTGCATCAACTGATGGCTATTGATCTGCACGCCATCCGCCTCTAATGCCTGCGCTAACTCAACATCTGAATTCAGTAACACTTTAGCGCCATAAGGTTTTGCCAGCGCAATCACTTTGCTGGCAAACGTTCTTAGCGCTGCTTCAGATAGCTGTTTTTCGCGCACCTGTATCATTCGC
This genomic window from Methyloradius palustris contains:
- a CDS encoding copper chaperone PCu(A)C; translation: MKNLMQSVVITIAAMAFSATVSMAAEQNDPSINVHQAWARATAPGQDVGAAYLMIVSKKDITLVNITTDAAEHTQIHSMTMDNGVMKMRELESLAIPAGKMVNLAPGGMHLMLMGLKKPLKVGGQLALTLQFKDNAGKLSSVNIQAPIQAGVTEPDHHSM
- a CDS encoding DNA gyrase inhibitor YacG, translated to MQSQLKLAKQRIVTCPQCSGPSVFSPENTYRPFCSERCKLIDLGQWATESYTIAEPIKPGDLDMLD